The window GGGTAACTGAAACAAAAGTTAAGAAAGTCTTAAATTTGTTTGATGAACAGCAACCAGATTTTTGAGATGGCGCTTTGCTTGGAGAAGCCTTGGCAGATAAAAGAAATAGTAATGACTAAACCTGATGGAGTAAATCAAGGTCAGATAGATATTCATATTGATTTTGAAAGGGGACACAAATTCCATGGAGGTAAGACCCACGATACTGTTGAAAGAACATGGCAACATCTCAATTTTTTTCAGCATAAATGTTTTTTGCATGCAAGGGTTCCAAGAATACAAACAGCGGATGGCAAAACTGAGACCGTTAAGGTTCCATGGGCGCGTCCTGGCAGTGGTTTTACGCTAATGTTTGAGGCTTACAGTATGCTGCTCATTGAGTCTGAAATGCCTGTAACCAAAGCAGCTGACATTATGGATGTATACCCCCAACGCATATGGAACGTGTTTTCATATTGGATCAACAAGGCCCATAAGTCTGCAGATCATTCAGGAATTGAGATATTAGGAATAGACGAAACATCCTCCAAGAAAGGCCATTCTTACGTTACTGTAGCTGTTGATATGGACGAACGGAAAGTAGTCTATGCAGTGCCTGGAAAAGGTGCGGATACAATTGACAAAGTTGCTAAACATCTTGAAAATAAGGGCTGTAAAAGAGAACAGATAAGACAAACCTGTATAGACATGTCACCTGCATTCGTATCAGGAATTCTACATAACTTCAAGGATGCTTCGATTACTTTTGATAAATTCCACATTGTCAAATTCATCAATGAGGCTATGGATAAAGTTCGAAAACTTGAGCGAAAGGAGTTTGCTATGTTGAAGGGATATAAATATACATTCCTGAAAAATAACCGAAACCTAAGTGAAAGTGCCAAAGAAGATAAATACAATATTCTGATGCTGATGCCAAACTTGGCAAATGCTTACAGATTAAAGGAGCTATTCAATGAATTCTGGACTTTTAAGGATAAAGAACAGGCAACAGCTTATCTAGCATATTGGTGTGACCTTGTAAAAGAATCCGGAATCTTTCCTTTTATTGATGCTGTAAAGACAATTCAAGCACATTGGTTCGGGATCATAACCTATACAGAAACCAATTTGACAAACGGCATACTCGAGGGTATTAATTCAAAAATCCAATTGGCAAAAAAAAGAGCAAGAGGTTATAGGAATATCTCCAACTTTATCAACATGATTTACTTCATCTCTGGAAAACTCAAATTCGACTACCCACTATATTCCACCTAGAGCCTTAAATTTACAATTCTTACATTATTCGTTAGTTTTAGTTTAACTGCACAAACAACAAATCCACCTGAGGAAGAAGAAGAATCAGAAGAACCAGGTTGTGCTGCTATTGTTAGATGCTCTGAATCTAGTGAGGTTTCGTGTACAGGTGAAGTAGTATGTTCAGCTAATGCCATTGAAAGATGGGTTAAATGTGATAACTCACTTAGGAAATATTGTTGATAATTAATTCAATGAAGTTAAGTAGTTTAAAGTTCAGGGACACCAATTTGATTATGTCTCTTTTTTTATTTATCTGTTGCACGTCAGAACAGAAGGAACTGGATTTGTCTTTAAAATTAGAGGCTTCTTATTTTGGTGAAGGTGCAAAAGAAGAGTTCCCGATGCGTCCACCAATTGGAATGTCATATCTTGATGGTAATCTTATGTTTGCAGAATCAGGAGATTTAGCAAGACTTCTAATTGTCAAGGATAATTTTAAAGTTGTAGAAAAGATAAGTCAAGCAGGGGAAGGGCCAGATGATTTGGTGTTTATAGAAAAGCCAACTCTATATAATAAAAAGTACTTTTCAATCCCAAGCCTTGAGAAATATAAAATCTTTGATTCGCAGGGAAATTTTTTCAAAGAAACCTTAACAAAGCAGGTTTCAATGGAATTTCATTCAGCATGGTTGGGAGATTCTACCATTGTTTATACTGCTGTTGAAGGGGATGCCCCAATTAATCGATTTAATATTAATACGGGAGAATTAGATTTTTTTGGTAGTTGGTCTAAAATAAAAGGATCAAAGACAAAAGTAAGAGGAATGAGCACTGGGGATGTATTTGTTTCTAATTCTGGTAATCATTTTGTTTTAATAAGACATTCTGATCCGATTGTAGATCTTTTAGATGGCGAATTCAACTTAGTAGCACAATTGGATTTAAGTGAGTATGTTGATCATATAAAGGAAACCCTTTCCTTTTATGAAACCAAAATTAATAAAGGTGACCCTTCTGAAGATTATTACTATTTAATTGGAGACGCTTATCAAGATGGTAATTTAATCTTCTTATCAATCTTTGAAAATTATGAAGTACAGGAAAGTAAAAAACCACTTTTGAGGCAAAATAAAATTATCGAAATAGAAATTCTTGAAAGTAAAAAAACATTGAAGTTTAATGCACATTTTGATCTTTCTGATGGAGGCGATTACTATAATTGCATCACAGGAGATAGAAATACTCTTTTTGCTTTTAATGTACGGACATATGGAATAGACGTGTTTAATTTGCCATAAATTAATTCAACTCACTTAGATTCGAGACCCCACCAGATACAATAAACTTCATGATGTCTGAACTTTTGACATTGTTGAGAATTCGTACATTATGTCTTGGTACAAGGTAAAGGTTACCAGAGAAGTTATAGCTATGGGGAAAGTAGATGGCTACAAGGTTTTCTTCTTCCAAAATACTCAAATCATCTTGTGTAATAAATCCCAATCTTGACATGCCTTCTGAGAGCTTGACGATTACAGGGATGTTGAATTTTTTCTTATCACCTACAAAAGCTGACATCAAATCTTTGATACTTGTATAGACGATATTGATCAGGGGGATTTTAAAAATCCATTTTTCAAAGATCTCAAAGAGGGGCTTTGTTATAAACAAGCCTGCCAGATATCCTACAAAAGTAATGAAGCCCAACATGATCAAAATCCCCAAACCAGGTACAGAAATTGGAATAATGCCATCAAGGAAATTGATCGTCAATATGATAATATAGATCGTAAGGGCTAGTGGGATGACAAATAGAATGCCTCTGAAGAAGTAAGTAATGAATCTTTTGTATGTAAATGACATATTGAAAATATTAGAACTCAAAACTACAAAAAAAAAGCCTCAGATTTCTCCGAGGCTTTTTTAAAAGAACCTTATTAGGTTGATTATAAATCAATACCCATAAATGACATAAATGCTATTCCCATCAATCCAGTAATGAGCATCGTGATGCCAAGACCTTTTAGACCATTAGGAACATTTGAGTATTTTAATTTTTCTCTGATGGCTGCCAAAGCAATGA is drawn from Belliella baltica DSM 15883 and contains these coding sequences:
- a CDS encoding DUF502 domain-containing protein, whose translation is MSFTYKRFITYFFRGILFVIPLALTIYIIILTINFLDGIIPISVPGLGILIMLGFITFVGYLAGLFITKPLFEIFEKWIFKIPLINIVYTSIKDLMSAFVGDKKKFNIPVIVKLSEGMSRLGFITQDDLSILEEENLVAIYFPHSYNFSGNLYLVPRHNVRILNNVKSSDIMKFIVSGGVSNLSELN
- a CDS encoding ISL3 family transposase, with the protein product MNSNQIFEMALCLEKPWQIKEIVMTKPDGVNQGQIDIHIDFERGHKFHGGKTHDTVERTWQHLNFFQHKCFLHARVPRIQTADGKTETVKVPWARPGSGFTLMFEAYSMLLIESEMPVTKAADIMDVYPQRIWNVFSYWINKAHKSADHSGIEILGIDETSSKKGHSYVTVAVDMDERKVVYAVPGKGADTIDKVAKHLENKGCKREQIRQTCIDMSPAFVSGILHNFKDASITFDKFHIVKFINEAMDKVRKLERKEFAMLKGYKYTFLKNNRNLSESAKEDKYNILMLMPNLANAYRLKELFNEFWTFKDKEQATAYLAYWCDLVKESGIFPFIDAVKTIQAHWFGIITYTETNLTNGILEGINSKIQLAKKRARGYRNISNFINMIYFISGKLKFDYPLYST